The Ornithinimicrobium sufpigmenti genome includes the window GGGAGGAAGGCTCGGCAGGAGGAGATGACCCAGGGGTCACCCCGGAGGTGGAAGGTTTCGACTGAGGGACGACCGGGTCAGCCGACGCGGCCGCGCGGTGAGCCCGAGCGGGGCAGGGTCGTGCCGGCGGGGTACCCCTCCAGGGGCACTGCGCCGTTGCGCCAGGCCTCCAGCACCGGCTCCACGATCCGCCAGGTCTCGACAGCGTGGTCGCCGCGGACCGACAGCGTGGGGTCGCCGTCGAGCACGCCCGCGAGGACCTGGCCGTAAGGCGGCAGGTGGCTGGTCCCGAAGCTGGCGTTCATCGCCACCCGGTCCACGCCACGGGGGTCTCCGGGGCCGGTCACGTTGAAGTCGATCTGCAGCACCTCCGGGTCAAGCCCGATGTGCACCCGGTCGGGCGACTCGTGGCCGTACAGGCCCCGCGGCACCCAGGCCGGCTGCTTGAAGGTGATGGTGGCTCTCTTGTTGAGCGCGCTGAGAGCCTTACCCGCACGGAGCCGGAACGGCACCCCCGCCCAGCGCCAGTTGTTCACCTCGACCGTGACCTCGGCATACGTCTCGGTCTCCAGCGCCGGGTCGACCCCTGGCTCGTCGACGTAGGAGGGGACCGACCGGCCCTCGACATCACCCGCGGTGTACCTGCCTCGCCGGCTGCTCGCGACCGGATCTCCGTCCCACACGCGGGTGGCCCGGAGCACCGCCGCGGTGCCGTCGCGGATGTCGCGTGCCTCGATGCTGCTGGGTGGCTCCATCGCCAGGAACGAGAGGACGTGCAGGGCGTGGCTCTGGATCATGTCGACCAGGGCCCCGGTGCCGTCGTAGTAGCCGGCCCTGCCCTCCAGGGCGAGGCTCTCCTCGAAGGTGATGTCGACACTCTCGACCTGCGTGTTGTCCAGGACAGACTCCAGCACGCGGTTGGTGAAGCGGAGCCCGAGGATGTTCAGCACGGTGGACATCCCCAGGTAGTGGTCGACCCGGTACACCTGCCCCTCCGGGACGACGCCCGTCACCAGGTCGTTGAGCTTCTCCGCACCCTCGACGTCGGTCCCGAACGGCTTCTCCAGCACCAGCCGGGCGTCGGTCGGCAGGTCGATCCCTGCCAACGCCTGGCAGGCGCGCACCGTGACGGCCGGCGGCAGGGCGAAGTACACGATGAGCCGGTCTGCGCTGCCCGTCAGCGCGCGCTCCAGACTGTCCCGGTCGGTCACGTCCGCCTGGACGTAGCGTGCCGCGCCGACCACCTCGTCCTGGCGGCTCCCCTGCAGCCCGGAGACGGCGAACGACTGGGCGACCCGCGTGCGCCAGCCCTCGTCCCCCCAGTCGGCGCGGTCGACACCGACCAGGTCGAGGTCGAGCTCGCGCTGGTGGAGCACCTCCGCCAGTCCGGGAAGGAGCAGTCGGGCCGTGAGGTCGCCCCCGGCGCCGAGGATGAGCAGGGTATGCCGTGGGAAAGTCATCTGCTGTGCTCGCCCTTCTCGCCGCCGCCGTCGGTGTCGTCGGCGTTGACGCTGCCCGTCGAGGATGGACAGGACGCGGCACCCGGAGACTGACGGACCATCACCTCGGCCTCAGCCTCCCAGTTGTCACTCCCGGCTGGCATGACCGACCGGACCAGCCAGGTCGCGCCGGCCTCGGCGTACTCCTGGGCCGAGAAGCCCGCGGCTGGGTGGACGACGACATCCCACCCCTCGCGGGTGGGGCGGCCGTCAAGAGCGAGGTAGGTGGCCAGATCCTGCGGGGAGAGGTCCTCCTGGCCACCGATCGGGACCACGCCGTCCCAGCGGCGTGCCCGCGCCAGGGGCCGCCGGTGCGGGGTGACGCCGGCGACCCAGATCGGTGGTCGGGGCCGCTGCACGGGGCGCGGGTGCAGGTCGGCCTTGACCCTGTAGTGCTCCCCGGTGTGGTCGGTCGGGCCGCGCAGCAGCTGGTCGATCACCTGCAGCGCCTCGTCCAGCATGGTCGCCCGGACGCGCGGGTCCGCCTCCTCCCCCAGGTCCGCGAAGTCCCGGTCCGGCGGCTCACCCAGGCCCACGCCCAGCACCGCCCGCCCGCCGCTGAGCCGGTCCAGCGTGGCGACCTGCTTGGCGACCGCATACGGACGCCGACGCGACAGCGGCGTGACCAGGGTGCCGAGCCGCATCCGCTCGGTCACCGCCGCGACCGCCCCGAGCATTACCCACGGATCCAACGGCGCGACCCCGGGTCGCCACTGCACGTGGTCCCAGAGGAAGAACCCGTCCCAGCCGGCGCCCTCGGCGGCGCGGGCCCAGCCGAGGACCGTGGCCGGGTCGGTGAACGGCGGCAGGCTGACGGCATACCTCACGATGGCCACGGTAGACCCGCGATCCCGGGCCCGCGACGCGCGAGGACGCAGGTCCGGTCTAGACCCACGTCGAGAGGTCCAGCTCCCGGAGGGGCTGACCACCGTCGATGAAGACCCTGCCGGCCGGAGCGAGCGCCGCCAGGAGGCGCTGCGCCGCGCGCTGCCCGACGTCGGGATGCCGACCGTCCAGCGCGCCGACGCGGACGGCGAGGACGATGTCGAAGGCAAGATCGCCCGGCTCCATGACGAACGACTCGACCGCCACCTGGCGGACGCTCATCCGCCCTGATTCGATCTCGGCGGCTGAGCCTGAGCGGGTCTGCGCGACCGCCGTGGCCGAGCGGTCGATCGCCAGGATGTGGCCGGTGTCCAGCCGACGGGCGATCGCTCGCGCCGCGGCGCCCGTCCCGCACCCGATCTCCAGCACGCGGGACCGCGGGGTCAGCGGGAGGGCGTCCACGATGGCCGCCAGACGTGGGGAGAGGCCCGAGGGCATGCCGGTACGGTAGCGCCAGCCGGGCCGCGCCCACCACCACGACGGGCTGAGGATGACCGCGGCCAGGCCGACCGCCGCTGACCCACGTGGTCGGGGGCGTACCCAGAACTGAGGACTCCCGAGAACGCGGTACGCTAGTGATGCCATCGCGGCTGGACACGTCCGAGCGTCGATCTCCTGCAGATCCGCTGGACCAGCTCGCACCGGGGGACGTCTCCAGCTCAAGGCTGCTGACGCGTCCAGCGCCCCGCCGCGGGCGCGGTGCGGGCTCGCCCCGTCGCTGGTGACCTGACCGATCGCTCCGAGGAGGAGTTCGTGGCTCGCAGAGCCCCGCGCCAGAACGGCGCACGCACGCGCACCCAGCGGCGACCCCGCCCCGACAACGACGGCCTCATCCAGGTGCTGGCCAAGGTCGTCCGCGAGGTCGAGTCCGCGGTCCAGCGCGGCCACGCGTCGCCGTCGACCCGGACCAAGTTCCAGGTCGTGGCGCTGCTCATGCGCGAGGAGCGCGCCCGCGTGAAGGCGGACGAGACCAAGGCGGCGGCCCGACGGACCGAGGACCTGAAACGCCTCGACGGCATCGCCACCATCCTCGCGACCACTGCCGCCCGGGACGCCTCCCTGCTCGGGCTGCTCGCCGACGACGCCGTCATCTCCGACCGCGCGCGGTCGCTGCGCCGTGAGCTCCTCGAGGCGGCCGGCATCGAGGTCCCCCACGAGCCCGCCGAGGCGCCCGAGCCGGCCGAGCCCACCGCCGCCGAGCAGCGCCGCGTGGTGCCTCAGTCGGTGGTGTCCCGGCAGCTCGCCAACCCCTTCCTCCCACCCGACTACTCCGCCGTCGCCGTGCGCACTGCGAAGCCGCGCCGCCTCGCCGGCTGGGAGCTCATCGAGCCGTTGCTGAGGTCGTTCGAGGCCGGGGGCACGTCGTCGTGCATGGACCTGCCGGATCCGACCTCCACCGGGGTGACCGGCGGGCTGCACCTCATGCCGCACCAGGCGCAGGTGGTCGCCGCCGCGGCGGAGGGGCACCGCACGTTCCTGCTGGCCGACGAGCCCGGCCTGGGCAAGACGGCGCAGGCGCTGCTCGCTGCGGAGGCCGCGAACGCATACCCCTTGCTCGTGGTCGTCCCGAACGTCGTGAAGATGAACTGGGCGCGCGAGGCCAGGCTGTGGACGCCCCGCCATCCCGCGACGGTGGTGTACGGCGACGGCGAGACGATCGACGGGTTCGCGGACATCATCATCGTCAACTACGAGGTCCTCGACCGGCACGTGGGCTGGCTCGGCGATCTCGGTCTGCGCGGCATGGTGGTCGACGAGGCGCACTACATCAAGAACCGGAAGTCCCAGCGGTCCCAGAACGTCCTGCACCTCTCCGAGCGCATCCGCGAGCGGACCGCGAACCCCCTCGTGATGGCGCTCACCGGCACGCCGTTGATCAACGACATCGAGGACTTCACGGCGATCTGGCAGCTCCTCGGGTGGATCGACGAGACCAAGCCGGTCGGTGAGCTGATGGCGGCGCTGGAGGAGACCGGGTTGACACCTGCCGACCGCGGCTTCCTGGCCGCGGCGCGCGCGGCCGTCATCGACCGCGGCATCGTCCGGCGGCGCAAGGTCGACGTCGCCGCCGACCTTCCCGCGCGCCGCGTGGCCGACGTCCCCGTCGAGATCGACGGCGAGGCAGGGCGGTCCATCCGGGCCGCCGAGCAGAGCCTCGCCCGCCGCCTGGTCGACCGCTACGAGCGGACCCTGGAGGCACGCCACGGGGGCGAGGTCATCGAGGGCATCGACCACGGCCTGGTGCGTCAGGTCGCCGCGTGGGAGCGGGCGAGCAAGAGCACCAAGAAGTCGGACGAGAACGTGTTCACCATGATGCGGCGCATCGGTCAGGCCAAGGCGGGGCTGGCGGCCGACTACGCCGCCCAGCTCGCCCGCAGCGCCGGCAAGGTGGTCTTCTTCGCCAAGCACATCGATGTCATGGACACCGCCGAGGAGACGTTCGCCAAACGCGGCATCCGCTATGCCTCCATCCGCGGCGACCAGACCGCGGCGGCCCGGCAGAAGCACATCGACGCGTTCACCCACGACCCGGACGTCGCAGTCGTCGTGTGCTCGTTGACGGCTGCGGGCGTCGGCCTCAACCTGCAGATCGCCTCGAACCTGGTGCTCGCCGAGCTGTCCTGGACGGACGCCGAGCAGACCCAGGCCATCGACCGCGTCCACCGGATCGGGCAGGGCGAGCCGGTCACGGCGTGGCGGATCATCGCCGCGCAGACCCTCGACACGAGGATCGCCGAGCTCATCGACAGCAAGGCGGGGCTGGCCGCTCGGGCCCTCGACGGGGCCGACACGGAGATCGTCGACTCCGCCGACGTGCAGCTCGAGGCGCTGGTCGCTCTCCTCGAAGATGCGCTGCGGGAGCGGGAGCACGCGCAGGCATCCTGACGCGGATAGCTGCCTGGTCAGGCCCCGATAACCCCTGGGCGTGGTGGCTCGGGTTCCTCTACCCTCGGGGGCGTGTTCGGTACCGCCCTCGTGAAGCCCTGGACTCGCCGCTGACGGCGGCAGAGTCCAGCGTGACCCGTCCCCTCTGCTCGCCGTCCTGGTCCTGGCCGGGCGGCCCCTCGTGCTGCCCGGCTCCCACGACGAGCCGAGGAGACCACCGTGCAGCACCCCGACCGCAAGCTTCCTCCACGATCCGGCATTCCTGCCGGCGCCGCTGCCCACATCCGCGCCGATGGCGTCCACGTCACCCTGGGTGACCGTCGCGTGCTGAGCGACGTGGATCTCGTCCTCTCCGCGCGGTCCCGCCTGGCCATCGTCGGCGAGAACGGGCGCGGGAAGACGACGCTGCTCCGCGTCCTCGCGGGGCTCACCGCGCCGGACGCCGGGACCGTCTCACGGACCGGCACCCTGGCCGTGGTCGAGCAAACGCTGGCGGTCAGCGGCGACGAGACCGTCGGGTCCATCGTCCAGTCGACCATCGCAGACTCCCTGGAGGCCCTGAGAAGGCTCGAGCGGGCAACCCACGCCCTGGCCCGACAGCGGCCCGGTGCCGACGAGCAGTACGCGGAGGCCCTGGCCGTCGCGACAACCGTGGACGCCTGGGACGCCGAGCGCCGGGTCGACGTCGCACTGGCGGGGCTGGGCGCGTGCACCGACCGCCACCGGCTCCTGTCCTCCCTGTCGGTCGGGCAGCGTTACCGGGTCCGGCTGGCCTGCGTCCTCGGCTCGGCGCCTGACCTGTTGCTCCTGGACGAGCCGACCAACCACCTCGACGCGGCTGCGCTGGCTTTCCTCACCGAGCGGCTGCGCTCGCACCGCGGCGGTCTGGCGCTGGTCACCCACGACCGGGCGCTGCTGCGCGACGTCGCCACCTCCTTCCTCGACCTCGACCCCAGCCAGGACGGTCGCCCTCGCCTCTCTGCGGGCGGGTATGACGCCTGGGTCCAGGGGCGCAAGCGAGACCGCGCGCGCTGGGAGCAGGACCACGCCGACCAGCTCGCGGAACGCGCCCGGCTCGTCCAGGCCGCGGAGGACGCTCGTGGCCGGCTGCACTCCGGGTGGCGCCCGGAGAAGGGCCACGGCAAGCACCAGCGCGCCACCCGTGCCGCAGGCGTCGTCCAGGCCCTCAACCGACGCGAGGAGCTGCTCGAGGCCCACGTCATCACCGTGCCCGAACCACCGCTGACCCTGCACTTGCCTGAGACGGTCACCTCGCCCGGACGGCCGGTGCTCACCTGTGACCGCGTCACCGTCGCGGGTCGCTTCCGCACGCCGACGAGCTTCTCGGTCGTCGGCGGTGATCGCCTGGTGGTCACCGGAGCCAACGGGTCCGGCAAGTCCACGCTGCTCGCGCTCCTCGCCGGCCAGCTGACACCTACCGAGGGCCAGGTGCGGACCCACCCCACGGCACGCA containing:
- a CDS encoding glucose-6-phosphate dehydrogenase is translated as MTFPRHTLLILGAGGDLTARLLLPGLAEVLHQRELDLDLVGVDRADWGDEGWRTRVAQSFAVSGLQGSRQDEVVGAARYVQADVTDRDSLERALTGSADRLIVYFALPPAVTVRACQALAGIDLPTDARLVLEKPFGTDVEGAEKLNDLVTGVVPEGQVYRVDHYLGMSTVLNILGLRFTNRVLESVLDNTQVESVDITFEESLALEGRAGYYDGTGALVDMIQSHALHVLSFLAMEPPSSIEARDIRDGTAAVLRATRVWDGDPVASSRRGRYTAGDVEGRSVPSYVDEPGVDPALETETYAEVTVEVNNWRWAGVPFRLRAGKALSALNKRATITFKQPAWVPRGLYGHESPDRVHIGLDPEVLQIDFNVTGPGDPRGVDRVAMNASFGTSHLPPYGQVLAGVLDGDPTLSVRGDHAVETWRIVEPVLEAWRNGAVPLEGYPAGTTLPRSGSPRGRVG
- a CDS encoding LLM class flavin-dependent oxidoreductase; the encoded protein is MRYAVSLPPFTDPATVLGWARAAEGAGWDGFFLWDHVQWRPGVAPLDPWVMLGAVAAVTERMRLGTLVTPLSRRRPYAVAKQVATLDRLSGGRAVLGVGLGEPPDRDFADLGEEADPRVRATMLDEALQVIDQLLRGPTDHTGEHYRVKADLHPRPVQRPRPPIWVAGVTPHRRPLARARRWDGVVPIGGQEDLSPQDLATYLALDGRPTREGWDVVVHPAAGFSAQEYAEAGATWLVRSVMPAGSDNWEAEAEVMVRQSPGAASCPSSTGSVNADDTDGGGEKGEHSR
- a CDS encoding class I SAM-dependent methyltransferase — its product is MPSGLSPRLAAIVDALPLTPRSRVLEIGCGTGAAARAIARRLDTGHILAIDRSATAVAQTRSGSAAEIESGRMSVRQVAVESFVMEPGDLAFDIVLAVRVGALDGRHPDVGQRAAQRLLAALAPAGRVFIDGGQPLRELDLSTWV
- a CDS encoding DEAD/DEAH box helicase; the protein is MARRAPRQNGARTRTQRRPRPDNDGLIQVLAKVVREVESAVQRGHASPSTRTKFQVVALLMREERARVKADETKAAARRTEDLKRLDGIATILATTAARDASLLGLLADDAVISDRARSLRRELLEAAGIEVPHEPAEAPEPAEPTAAEQRRVVPQSVVSRQLANPFLPPDYSAVAVRTAKPRRLAGWELIEPLLRSFEAGGTSSCMDLPDPTSTGVTGGLHLMPHQAQVVAAAAEGHRTFLLADEPGLGKTAQALLAAEAANAYPLLVVVPNVVKMNWAREARLWTPRHPATVVYGDGETIDGFADIIIVNYEVLDRHVGWLGDLGLRGMVVDEAHYIKNRKSQRSQNVLHLSERIRERTANPLVMALTGTPLINDIEDFTAIWQLLGWIDETKPVGELMAALEETGLTPADRGFLAAARAAVIDRGIVRRRKVDVAADLPARRVADVPVEIDGEAGRSIRAAEQSLARRLVDRYERTLEARHGGEVIEGIDHGLVRQVAAWERASKSTKKSDENVFTMMRRIGQAKAGLAADYAAQLARSAGKVVFFAKHIDVMDTAEETFAKRGIRYASIRGDQTAAARQKHIDAFTHDPDVAVVVCSLTAAGVGLNLQIASNLVLAELSWTDAEQTQAIDRVHRIGQGEPVTAWRIIAAQTLDTRIAELIDSKAGLAARALDGADTEIVDSADVQLEALVALLEDALREREHAQAS
- a CDS encoding ABC-F family ATP-binding cassette domain-containing protein, which translates into the protein MQHPDRKLPPRSGIPAGAAAHIRADGVHVTLGDRRVLSDVDLVLSARSRLAIVGENGRGKTTLLRVLAGLTAPDAGTVSRTGTLAVVEQTLAVSGDETVGSIVQSTIADSLEALRRLERATHALARQRPGADEQYAEALAVATTVDAWDAERRVDVALAGLGACTDRHRLLSSLSVGQRYRVRLACVLGSAPDLLLLDEPTNHLDAAALAFLTERLRSHRGGLALVTHDRALLRDVATSFLDLDPSQDGRPRLSAGGYDAWVQGRKRDRARWEQDHADQLAERARLVQAAEDARGRLHSGWRPEKGHGKHQRATRAAGVVQALNRREELLEAHVITVPEPPLTLHLPETVTSPGRPVLTCDRVTVAGRFRTPTSFSVVGGDRLVVTGANGSGKSTLLALLAGQLTPTEGQVRTHPTARIAFLSQEVPPWPPEIPAYLLLEQRRTRSTRHGDTGEAGASTPAASGLLDSHSLRTPVSHLSQGQQRRLHLALCLAERPDLLLLDEPTNHLSAALVDDLTAALHQTRSAVIVATHDRQLLADLSAWPTVHLGDSRAASGDHLR